From the genome of Ralstonia pickettii, one region includes:
- a CDS encoding class I SAM-dependent methyltransferase, with protein MSAAASDPHTLAAPSPWVLRWAAELPAGACVLDVACGSGRHVRWLATRGFRVTGIDRDAAALSGLASVAQTIIADIEGNPWPLPARATFDAVVVTNYLHRPLWPRLLAAVAPGGRLIYETFAVGNETVGKPSNPAFLLAPGELLDAVRGQLRVIGYEDGFLASPREAYVQRVCAVREPAGAVAPRYAL; from the coding sequence ATCGGACCCGCATACGCTTGCTGCGCCGTCGCCCTGGGTGCTGCGCTGGGCGGCTGAACTGCCGGCGGGCGCCTGCGTGCTGGACGTAGCGTGCGGCAGCGGCCGCCACGTGCGCTGGTTGGCCACGCGTGGTTTCCGCGTGACGGGCATCGACCGTGACGCGGCGGCGCTTTCGGGCCTCGCGAGCGTTGCCCAAACCATCATCGCCGACATCGAAGGGAACCCGTGGCCGTTGCCCGCCCGGGCCACTTTCGATGCCGTCGTCGTCACAAATTACCTGCACCGGCCGCTTTGGCCGCGCTTGCTGGCGGCAGTTGCGCCGGGAGGTCGGCTGATCTACGAAACCTTTGCCGTCGGAAACGAAACCGTCGGCAAACCGTCGAACCCGGCATTCCTTCTGGCGCCGGGTGAATTGCTTGACGCGGTGCGAGGCCAGTTGCGGGTGATCGGCTACGAAGACGGTTTTCTCGCATCGCCCCGGGAGGCTTACGTGCAGCGGGTTTGCGCGGTTCGCGAGCCTGCCGGAGCGGTGGCGCCGCGCTACGCACTTTGA